Proteins encoded together in one Sceloporus undulatus isolate JIND9_A2432 ecotype Alabama chromosome 4, SceUnd_v1.1, whole genome shotgun sequence window:
- the LOC121928938 gene encoding mucolipin-1-like: MTVNQSALMLCQHYYRKGSIDPANDTFNIDPEVITECLGVDPPGKIPSSLDLEESLPDFVEPDRSYRNFTLKFYKLINVTIWFKLKAINIQTIINNEIPDCYTFSITITLDNKAHSGRVKIHLDNKVSIQESKDPSVYGKGDNGFRMFFDVIVLLICVLSFVLCSRSILRGLLLQHEFTQFFQRCYNQDICLSARMEFVNGWYILLVVSDIMTVSGTVMKIGIESKNFANYDVCGILLGTSTLLVWVGVTRYLSFFQKYNMLIVTMRVALPNVIRFCCCVAVIYLGYCFCGWIVLGPYHVKFRTLSMVSECLFSLINGDDMFVTFASMEQSNYLVWLFSQLYQYTFISLFIYMVLSLFIALITGSYETIKHQSEGETTVTQLHAYIAECKDSPKSGKFRRESTSSCSIFCCCERTPLQENVLVVN, translated from the coding sequence atgacagttaaccAGTCAGCCctcatgctctgccagcactatTACCGTAAAGGGAGTATTGATCCTGCCAATGACACCTTCAACATCGACCCTGAGGTTATCACAGAGTGCCTGGGTGTGGATCCCCCAGGGAAGATACCTTCTTCGCTGGACCTTGAAGAGTCCCTTCCAGATTTTGTGGAGCCAGACAGAAGCTACAGAAATTTTACTCTCAAATTCTACAAGCTCATTAATGTCACCATCTGGTTCAAGCTGAAAGCCATCAACATACAAACAATAATCAACAATGAGATTCCAGACTGCTACACCTTTTCTATCACAATCACATTAGACAACAAAGCACACAGTGGCCGTGTGAAGATCCACTTGGACAACAAAGTGAGCATCCAGGAGAGCAAAGACCCCAGTGTCTATGGCAAAGGAGATAATGGTTTCCGGATGTTCTTTGATGTAATCGTGCTCCTGATCTGTGTGCTGTCCTTCGTCTTGTGTTCCCGCTCAATCCTCAGGGGGCTTCTGCTGCAGCATGAATTCACCCAGTTCTTCCAACGCTGCTACAACCAAGACATCTGCCTGTCTGCCCGCATGGAATTTGTGAATGGCTGGTATATCCTGCTTGTGGTGAGCGACATCATGACTGTATCTGGGACCGTAATGAAGATTGGGATTGAGTCCAAGAACTTTGCCAATTATGATGTGTGTGGCATCCTTCTGGGCACCTCTACACTCTTGGTCTGGGTTGGTGTCACGCGCTATCTCAGCTTCTTCCAGAAGTATAATATGCTTATTGTCACCATGCGGGTTGCCCTCCCCAACGTCATCCGTTTCTGTTGCTGTGTGGCAGTCATCTACCTGGGCTACTGTTTCTGTGGCTGGATCGTGCTTGGACCCTACCATGTCAAGTTCCGTACCCTCTCAATGGTTTCAGAATGCCTTTTCTCTCTTATCAATGGAGATGACATGTTTGTGACCTTTGCATCCATGGAACAGAGCAACTACTTGGTCTGGCTTTTCAGCCAGCTCTATCAGTACACCTTCATCAGCCTTTTCATCTACATGGTGCTCAGCCTTTTCATTGCACTCATCACTGGCTCTTATGAGACCATAAAGCATCAATCTGAGGGAGAAACAACTGTCACACAGCTCCATGCCTATATAGCCGAGTGCAAGGACAGCCCTAAATCTGGGAAGTTCCGCAGGGAGAGTACTTCTTCATGCTCTATCTTCTGCTGTTGTGAGCGAACCCCATTACAGGAGAATGTGCTGGTGGTGAACTGA